The stretch of DNA TCTCGCAACTGCAACTCCATGTTGGTCCTCACATCAGATTCGGAGTCATCATCGATGGCAAATCTAACTCTTCTTTCAACGGCATGCACAGGCTCCATTTCAATGACATCTGTGACACTCTCTACTGTCGAGAATCCAATAGATACGCTTGCTGGTTGCACACTCTCCTCAATCTCATAAGCTGGTGTGCCAGAAAATGCGACTGTCCCTATCACGGCTAATCTACATTCACTTGTTGATTCGTTAGAGTGGGAAACATCCTCCTCAGAATGGGAACTGTGCTGGCTTCGATGCCAATCATAGTGAATGAAATCAGCCAGTTTGGAAACTAGCTCCGATTCAAAAGAATCAACATCCTGATGCACATCTCGGTACCCATAACGAACAATGCACCTATAAGACCGATGAGCAGCCGGACCCACACGGCCCACAAGATAGCGCTCAGCTGGGGCACAAAAGGAACAGGTACTGATTTTACACACACGAAGACAAGGACACGATGGAAGGCAGGAAGGTTAGTGACAAAACGAGAGAAGTTGGCAGGGATTCCAGAGGTGAGATCGGTAAAAACTAAACCAATACCCGGTACTCGAGCAATTCCTAAGCTTGGACCCAATGCTAATAGCCATTCTAGTGATACCTTATTGTGGAGATCAAATTCATATTTCTTGATGGTTGCATAATGCCAAACAAACATGATTGTCATAAGGAAAAGGGCCAAGAGAATAGGGAGCCAAGCCCCTTCAGTGAACTTGGTGAGTGAAGCTGAGAAGTAAAGCAACTCAATAGaaccaaagaaaagaagaaagaaaagagccACAATAGGGGGTTTGTGCCAACAGAGGATAATAACCAGGGATGTGAGACATGTCGTCACCAACATCACAGTCATCACTGCCAATCCTGAAACAAATAAGAACGCATTTGTAATGCATCAAACTTCGCCGTTACCCCAAAGCAGAAAGGTCTTCCTTACAACCATTTCCAAAGAATAAGAACAAGGAAACTATTTTAATAATATGTTGGAATGCTTTTATAGGCTGCACATGAAGTTTAACCTTACCTGATGCATTCCCCATGTGTTTTGTGTCTCTAAAGCCAATAGTCACAGCAATGCAGAGGATCATGAGCACCCAATTGATTTCAGGGATATAAATCTGGCCATGTATCTTGTCAGAGGTGTGAATGACCTTCACTCTAGGGAAACAACTAAGTGACTGGCTCTGATTGATTATTGAGAATGTTCCACTAATGATTGCTTGGCTTCCCACGACAGAAGCAAGAATTGCTATTACGAGCACAGGCCATCTCACACTTTCTGTACAGTACATAAAAACAATTAAGCAATCAAGTTTATTAGTCTATAACCATGAACTTAGATATGTAATGCAGCCTACAGTGTAAAATTGCATTCCGTCTTAGGTTGGATAGATACATGACACAGTTTGTCATTTGCACTTTTCTCTTCTACAGATCTCTATTTTCATCAGTCAGCTTCCTACCATTTTTTATTGCATTGAGAACAGATGAGGTATACCTGGAACTGAGACATAGAAACTGATTTGGTAACTCGTATGATGATGTTGAGACAAGTAAGCAGCTTGGCCCATGTATGCCAATATAAGAGCCGGATAAACCAGAAAGGTAAAAGCAGTCTGTAGCAAGACAAGGTTAAATTTCACTTTAGCAACTAGTTTTGAACTCACATGAATAGAATAACACATTAGTATCAAATCAAAACATGGAAGAGGATTTATGTCAGTTACCTGAATTGCAGAATAAGAGAAGTGACCAAGATCAGCAAACATCGCCTCAGACCCTGCATGGATGGCATTTATTGGTTCGTCAGTTGTCACAATGAGCCAAACTCAAGGTATTGGTATTAGTTATCCATATACAGCTACTTTTTGGAAAGACTTTCAGATGGTCTACTAATGATTTAGCTCGTAGAAGAAAGAAACGGATAGAATACAGATTTATTGTTATCTGGCGTATTGCTACTATTATAGCCTTGAAAATTAAAGCATGCTAAATGTTCTGCTCAAAATGATAGGAGTCCTTCCTTGAGCATCATGTGAGTACAACTTTTGAAGTTACAATCTAGTCATATCAACTTATATGGATATTCACTAGCAGGTTAAATCTATGATAAATGTTGAAAGGCTGCCCCACTTGCCAAAAATACTAGATCCACTAACATCAGATAATGATTTATCGACTGTGAATTAGCTTAGACATGAGCAAAAATAactaatgtcccagacatggattattttgagtaaGGAGATTATACTGAACCTAAAAACTGTGATGTGTAACAAAAGGTGCAACCCAACATGAAAATTTATCTCCTGTATGTACAtaaatatgtgtaaatgtgtCTGTATGTATATTGCAAAGTCACCTGTTATGCAGAGCAGTATGCCTCCCAAGGACATCCATCCACCTTTCCTTGTCTTCTTCAAGAACTTGAACATGTAATATGGAGAAAGAGCTTGATAGACATGCGGGTTCCAGTAGATTATATTATATATCCCAAGGGAACTTATGCATAGTAGCCATGTTAACACAATCGGAGCAAAGAAAAATCCGACTCTATGCGTGCCATAGTGTTGAAGAGCAAAAAGACACACCAAAATGAAGCAAGTGATTGGAATAACTGCATCTGTAAATGAAGGCAAGAAATTCAGAAGTGATAGGAAATTAGAGCAAACACAGGAATTAACTATGCATATGTTTAAACTAAGTATAGCAACAGATAAAATTAACCATACCATTGAAAAAAAACAGGAGTAAATGTCTCTGTCTCGAAAACAATTGACTAACAGAATATGTTTTATTTCCACCTTAAGGTATTGTAAATCATGTAGAAAAGCACGATCATGTACAGAATTCTTTTCAGGAATATCACAACTTCAATATTTTCCTACTTCTTTTACTTTACTTCACAAAAAGTAAAAAACTACCAATTCAACCATTCCAGCAATCTTATGAAACTACCATTTCGAAAAACAGATGGAAGAGGAACAGATAAGAACAAAAGAAAGGATATGGTAATTCCAGACCACGACatgctcttgaatggtcccagcGGGCCAATTGGTTTTTCTTCACTAACTCCAAGCGAATGACAAGTAGAAGGAAGCACCAAGCttattacttaattatttttgttaaatttcagGGTGTCAACTTCGCTTAAAAAGACAGCCATGGTCCATGGTTGAAAGTTAATACAAACACCATAGGCCTTATACTTGTCTTCCTTGTTCTTTCCCTTTCTCCACAACAAGGGACATGAATGTCACTCCAAATGCAAATTGAAATTGTTTAATAATCAGGAAATTAAAACTGCTGTTTACACTCTTGCTTTACAAAATACTCCCAAGTCATTTTTAGTTAACACAAAAAGGAAGTTCGGCTCAAACATAATATCAGAGACTCCAATGCGACTGAATAAGAGAGGAAGATCAAAGCTAGCAACTTGAGGAGCTTACACTGGTGATGTTCCTTGGACATGGACAACTCAAGGCCAGACACAGCAGAGAAAACTGCATATATATTAATTAGTCAGTGGCTGAGAAAACTCATTTGCAAATTTAAGCAACTGACTGCTAAGAGGTTTACCAGAAATTGCTGGAGTGAGAACTCCATCTCCAATTACCATACAAGTACCAAGAAGAACCAGGATTAACAAAGCAGTGTGCAAGACCTTATGCTTCTCAAGGTACAGTTTTACTCCTGAACTACTCTTTTTCTCGGGATGGTGCTCAAGTTTATACGTAGAGAGTGCTTCATCGGCGACCTGTCTGTTGGGCAGAAGACTAACTCTTGCATGTCGGCATATCAGAGAATATAATGCAAAAGTACCTCCTGCAAAAATCAAAACCATGAATTGAAAAAACAAAATACTTCAATATAACAGGTAAAGGATATCAACGATACAACTGTTTAAATGCTTACCCTCTCCGTTGTCATCTGCTCGAAGAACCACAAACACATACTTGAATAAGGGGACTAAAGTAAGGGTCCAGAAGACAAAGGATAGAACACCAAAAATCTCTTCATTTGTCTCTGAATGTTGAATGTCTTCAGCAAATGTACTTTTGTAGACATAAAGAGGAGAAGTACTCAGGTCCCCATAAACTACACCAAGACTTTGGTACGCTAATAGCAATGAGGTCCTCCAAGAATTCTTCTGCAACAAAATTCCAAAATAAGCAACTCTCCTACAAGTCAGCTAAGTAACCGAAAAACACACCAATCAATAACTGCATAAATCTTTCTACCATGGAATCTAAGTCTGCATGTTCCTACAAATCAAAATCTTAATGACCAATAACGTCGACCAGTTGTCCAATTTATGCGTTTTGAAAGATAAACAAACCTTTGAAGTATCCAAAGACTTCCCAAACTCAAGATCCATGACAATTAAGACTCAATCTCCAGCCTGAGTTTCTTTCAAGAGAAGAGAATTAGCTGCAGATTAACATTGAAACAATATACCAAAAAGTTAAAAGTGGCACAATCCAACATgatgaaaatgaaagaaagaaagaataaaataaaaccaatgaAGTTTGAAGATGAAATTTCCAAAGATATCCACGCATATCTCTACTTTACACACCCGCAAATAGAGGAGATAAAAAGCATGTCACATTCACCTCACATGGTTTCCATACCTCTATAAAATCCCCCCACCAAACTCATTGAAAACCATGCGCATCTTTACAATAAAATCTCACAAAAAGGAAGATAACATGGAGCCAAGTGACACCCTAGATTCCATTTACTACAAAACTTATGGGAACCTTAAAAAAGGATTGGAGCTCAACTTCACTGGAATTCTGGAGACAGATCCTTAAATGCACTTAGTCCTTCccatttcttttatataaaaatagtttttttctttttttttttctggttgATGAAAAGTAGAAGAAATGGTTCTTAGTTTTTAATCAGAAAACCAAACTTTGAACACCGTGACACCACTATTAACCCATAAAGGACAAAGAAGAAGATAAAACAAGATAATTGTgacataaataaaaacatatgtatTCATACAATACAATACAAGCAGGCAAAATGCAAGAGCGTTTTTCTACAGTCCATAAAAGAGAAGAGAACAAAGGAAGAGAATCTTTGATTGATGGCAACGAGAGAAGGCACAGTCACGTGATTCAACGACAGTTACATTTACAAACACGATAATATCACACCTACAACAATCAAGCAAGTCCCCACGGAAATAAAGCTGATTTGAAGGaccatctttttttatttatcagcTTTATcaatacacacacacacatatatatattattataatacttACCCCACGACACAACCCCCCTCTTTCCCAAATTCCTACTAACTCACTTATACCAAACCTTTCATTTTATCTTCCTTAATAAAACTGGGAAACTGTTTTGTGGCAATTAAATGAAAGGTAAAGTTGTGGTTATTAATTAATGGAGTTTGGTAGTAACTCAAAAGCAgatgataagaaaaaaaaaaaaaacaaacctaATTTACTTTGGACCAATGTGATTCAAATGCACTAACTCACTACCCTTTCCTATCTAAAATCCAACTCATCATTATTCACTGatcagcttcttctttttttcactaTCTGTTTTGGATACACCTAAGTGGGACTTCTTCCCTTTTGCAGACCCACTTATTCCATATCAACATTTTGGCTAAACCAGCCTTTTTCATTACATCATCTTCCACTATGTTACAGAATCTAGCTTTTAAGATTAGTTAACACTTAAtacccaatttttttttcaatattaaaacTTCATTACTGGAAACAGCTGTAGCAGCACCTCCCATAGATGATAGGTATTACCCCATTAATCCAATACGAccaaaaacgaaataaaaatgaaaccttTACTGAAAAATAAACTTACCTGAGTCTTATCTTTCTTTACTAATTTCTTCTGGCAAATCAGTGGCTACCAATTGGAAACCTTGTTGCATTTAAGCACTAGAGTCTGGAAAAAAGCTTGGAACTTTTTAATAAAGGAGCTGAAGTGATGCTTTAGGATTGAAGGCAGCAGCAAAGAGTGGCTGTTTTGGAGGGATTTGAAGGTTAAATGAACAGACCAAAAGCTATTAAAGTTGTGTACCAACCGACCATGGCGAATGTTGCTCAGTAAAAGACGaataaaacttaatatatattgatatatatatataactttgattAGAGAACGTGAGCAGAAGAAGCTATAGACATTTGATTCTGTGAAAATGGATTAATATAAATCTGTAGTAGATATGAAAAAGACATCACATGAGCGGGAATATTGGCACTTTAACAATAATCGTTGATCTAAAGAAAAAAACTAGTCTTTGGATTTTGGTCTTTCCCATGTAATATAGTGGTGAAATGTAAATCAATGAGTTCAAGACAACATCGtaactgcatgaaaagaatgttttttttttctatttcatccCAAATAAAAAGGCATACCCCATGTTCTAGAGCATTAATAACTTTTAATTGTTTTCCAAGTCTTGTTTTTGGTAAATATATGAACCTAAGCCCAATGCAAACTTCATAGTAATATTAAATTCAAGCATTACCATATAaatgaagcttttttttttaagtacaaAATTACAGtagataatttgattaaaaaagtaACAGCTAGCAGACAATCAAAGTGGGGTTAAGAAAATGAATGGTGGTGAGAGAAACTTTACCAGTAGTGTAGCTTTAGCCTCTTGCCCTTAGGGGCAGGTTACACGAAGGATGGGACCAGGTTTGAcaaatattaagataaaaatgATTGATGAATGGCATTTTCATTGGTAGGTGAAGTATGGTTCTCAGTCAGTTTCAGCTTTGAAATCACTTGTATTTTGTGTTTGTCATTGGAAATTATGCCAAggatatgttaaaaataaaacaatcttAGCTAAAGAAGGTCTTCTACTATGTTGGAAGCTATAGGACCCTTTGAAGTATATTTTAACTCAAAATTGATGATGTATTTAGTAATTGATTTCTCGATTACGCTTCTAAAAAACAACAGTAATGCATGGAGAAGCCTTTTACACCAACTCCCGAAATTAACAGGAAAAGCTGGAATGGCTTTTTATAAAAAGACAAACAAATGAGTCAGATGATAGAACTCAATTCAAAGACAAATTGGTAAGCATGGAACCTAGCTTCAACACCTTTGTGTTGAAGCATCCTATGTAAATATAGTCAATAATAACCGGTAAAAGTATGCTTacatgttagatcaaagagtaaacttGATACAGGGTTGCGCGCGAaacaagatcgagttgccaagtcacgggaaactcctacgaaaaccctaaacaattagatctgaaacgaaacagaaaattaaaagattagatttttgaattttcagatctgaaataaaatccccaaatcagcaaagaatcaaattgagaatagaaataagtgttagggttcttgaaaccctcaaggagattgtgattctgcccaattgaacaccaagatagttttccccaaatttcgacaatctaatttcacccaaaaagagtatggaaaaaccctagaaattggggatttttgggctgattccttaagatagaaaaaggctgaaaacacaataagaacagaaaatagattagataatgattcagcacaagtagaaataaagaaagaattgacagtaagaaattaaaagataagtcctaagaagccttgaaatctcgaaagatctcacaactcccttcaaacggctctaatctcccctccaaagaatatcaatggcaagaagaaggttgaagatggctcccacaatcaaaaagattgttaaaacaacttctaaagaaaactcaagagaaaatccttgaagaactcaaagagaattttcactcaaatcaaatctgaaattttcaatgtaattgtaatgtaatgtagggtggctggccaagccatataaataggcctttcaaatgttttcctaatttaattagaacactaaaactaaaactaaaaaaaaactcctaattattttaatatggaaattcggccaagggtctaattattttaatatggaaattcggccaagggtcttttatttgggactcttggactgaatataaaaatttaaactaagtaaaataaataaataaaaataaaactttacaacttgggccactttgacaatttggcctgattttcaactaagtatgggtggatttcttgattagGCTTGGaagaatttgcttattgggcctcgccttcaagaatttgggcttttgtgactcgtatcaaaactgttttcagttaaaattttcatctatttctataCGTCAACATGAATATGCCACGTGTCACTATCTTtaataaaaaagatcaatttgctctaatttacctatttttaagtAAACATgacaaaatgtaatttaatttttagtaattGTGCCAACAAAAATAGGAAAAgctttttttttgggtaaaacaaTTTATAGATAAAAAGAAGTTACTGCAATTAGGGGTTAGAGCCTATCACCAACCTTATAGGAGGTTAAACTTTTCAGCTTCCAAAAGAAACTATATCTAATTATTCTTGCCTAGATTTTTCTATAGCCATAATTGTCATTGATTATTGCAACCAAATAGCCATGGCCCATATGTACTAACAAAATTAACCTTCCCTGCAAGCAATGCAACTTGTTCTATCAAGTGTATATATATCATTCTTTGGATCAAATACAACTCAAGAATTTCAACTGTGCTACATGACATAATCTTTAAATGTGGTAGGGTTTAGGGGTAACTGTCAACTGAAAATTGGAGAAAGCAGTGAGGCTGAGAGCCCGCCATGGCAGGCAAGACGAAGCAGCCTGGACATGTTGGTATCACAAATATCTTTCCTATTTTGTTTCCATTCTCCACTTTTAAGGCTTTGAACTGTCCAAATTGCatataattatcaaatcaaaacttGAAGCCCAAATTGAAAATATTGTCCAGTCTTGAGCAGGAAACTTGTTAAGAAAGGAGTCTGGAAATGGGAAATTGTCTTTCCCCATCAGCCCATCCCATGCATGAGCATAGTAGTAGCTTAATGTGTACGTACACATAGTTTAAATGGTTTTATAGTATTACTTTTCAGGCTGCTACAGATATAAACTTGACCATCAAGTTGTTCAAGTAATAATAAGAGATAACAGCTAATCTATGGAGTAGAAAAATTTGTACCTAAAATTGTGAAAACTAAGCAAGTGAAGTAGTTGCGGGTCTCTTTGTCTAAAAGCAAGCCATATAGGAGTAGAATTACCCATGATGTTAACTTCTAAATAACACAATCCTTAGGCATGCAAAACCAGGTGGGACAAGGACTTAGCAATCTTTGCCTTTGAGTTGCTAATCAGAGTGTCAAAATCATTGATGTTTTGTCTTCTAAACCACATCACTTTCCATGTTCAGAATTCAAATTAAAGCCACCCTCATTACATAAATGTTTTGACTATAAATGACTCAACTTTATTTTGTCTATAGTTTACTGTCTTGACAATAAAAAACacacaagtatatatatataatgtattaaCAAGGAATAGATATGAATATATAGAGAGAGAtaagaactagaaaagaaaatatgGAAGAAAAACGAAAAAATAACAACAACAAGAAGAAGGAGCTTGAGAACATGGCATGGGGCTATCAACTGATAACACTGACTTCAATGACCAATTCCTGGGCTTGGAACATCACCTTGTCTTCTGTAGAAACCATTGTAATCATAATCATCGGGGCTTGGAACATATCCTGAATAATCTTGCTTCTCTAGAACCCTTCTTGTTCTTGTTAATTCCATCTGGCATGCAGGATCACAAGTACTCCAACTAAACCTGCTGCTGGTAACCATAATGGACGACAAAACCAGTGCTGCAACCAAAAACAAGTGAAGAAAACTGGGTTTCGTGATCAGCTCCTTCTTTGCCATTTCACAAACTGAGCAGCTTCGGATTAAGATGAACAAGTTTTGAAGAAAGCTATACCCATCTAAATATTTTATAGGGCACTTACTTGGTAGCATCATGAttataatgagataaaatagtattattaGGTTCATGGAAAGTAGGGTCAGACCATGGAATTTGATCATAAAGTAAGAAAATTGTTAtcacttttttttgttgtttttggttttaatttatgtGAAGAAGACTACAGATGTCAACTATATATGATGATTAATGAGTACTTGCTGTAGTTTGACTACAGCAAAATCCCTGACCTGATGTGAACCAAGTTCAGCTCACTTTTGACAAATGAAGCACATGAACCCAGTCCACCAAGGGAATGGTAGGACGAAGAGGTGAACATATAGGCTCCAACCCTAAGTCTAAACTCTGCATTACACAACCTAACATTACACCCCCATCCCTCAAGAATCAAACCATTCTCCCTCACTTCCTATATAAGTGTTTAGTGGCCAGGTTTTTTTTGCAAATGATGATATTataaaataactttcaaattaaCAATATTTCTCCAATC from Gossypium hirsutum isolate 1008001.06 chromosome D04, Gossypium_hirsutum_v2.1, whole genome shotgun sequence encodes:
- the LOC107931582 gene encoding LOW QUALITY PROTEIN: potassium transporter 2 (The sequence of the model RefSeq protein was modified relative to this genomic sequence to represent the inferred CDS: inserted 1 base in 1 codon), whose product is MDLEFGKSLDTSKKNSWRTSLLLAYQSLGVVYGDLSTSPLYVYKSTFAEDIQHSETNEEIFGVLSFVFWTLTLVPLFKYVFVVLRADDNGEGGTFALYSLICRHARVSLLPNRQVADEALSTYKLEHHPEKKSSSGVKLYLEKHKVLHTALLILVLLGTCMVIGDGVLTPAISVFSAVSGLELSMSKEHHQYAVIPITCFILVCLFALQHYGTHRVGFFFAPIVLTWLLCISSLGIYNIIYWNPHVYQALSPYYMFKFLKKTRKGGWMSLGGILLCITGSEAMFADLGHFSYSAIQTAFTFLVYPALILAYMGQAAYLSQHHHTSYQISFYVSVPESVRWPVLVIAILASVVGSQAIISGTFSIINQSQSLSCFPRVKVIHTSDKIHGQIYIPEINWVLMILCIAVTIGFRDTKHMGNASGLAVMTVMLVTTCLTSLVIILCWHKPPIVALFFLLFFGSIELLYFSASLTKFTEGAWLPILLALFLMTIMFVWHYATIKKYEFDLHNKVSLEWLLALGPSLGIARVPGIGLVFTDLTSGIPANFSRFVTNLPAFHRVLVFVCVKSVPVPFVXPAERYLVGRVGPAAHRSYRCIVRYGYRDVHQDVDSFESELVSKLADFIHYDWHRSQHSSHSEEDVSHSNESTSECRLAVIGTVAFSGTPAYEIEESVQPASVSIGFSTVESVTDVIEMEPVHAVERRVRFAIDDDSESDVRTNMELQLREELQDLLAAQEAGTAFILGHSHVRAKQGSSVFKRLAINFGYNFLRRNCRGPDVALKVPPVSLLEVGMVYVV